The sequence GACCAGGTTGCGCGCCCGCGAATAATATCCCAGCCCCGCCCATGCCGCCATCACGTCCTCCTCCGGCGCGGCGGCGAGCGCCGCTATATCGGGCCAACGCTCGGTGAATTTGCGGAAATATGGCGCGACCGCTGCAGTCGTGGTCTGCTGCAACATCACCTCTGACAGCCACACGCGGTAAGGGTCCGGCGGGGGCGCATCGTGGGCCGCACGCCATGGCAGGCTGCGGGCATGGTCATCGTACCAGCCGAGCAGCGAAGCGGCGATTTGTGGAAGGGCGCTGGCAGTCACCCGGCGGCTATGGCATGGCACCCGGCAACATGGAACGGGACACAGACAAACCGGCGACAAGCCAAGCGTCAGCGGGCGGGGCGAACAAGCCGGTCAAGGCCGCGCGCAAGACCGCGGCCAAGCCAAGAGTGCGCAAATATGAGCGGCCGCGCGGCGGTCCGGCAAAGCCGATTGCGGATCTGATGCCGCAAATCGGTCGCACCGCATTTCGCCGGTTCGGCTTCGTCCAGTCGAGCGTGGTTACACGCTGGCCCGAAATCGTCGGCGAAACCCATGCAAGGGTCTGCGCGCCCGAGGCCATCCGCTTTCCGCCGGGCGAGAAGTCCGAAGGCATCCTGCAATTAGTCGTCATTCCCGCCCACGCGCCGCTGATCCAGCATGTGATTCCTGAAATCATGGACCGGGTGAACCGCTTCTTCGGGTACAAGGCGGTTGCGCGGGTAAAAATCCGGCAAGGCGAGGTTAAGCCGCCGGCTGCTGAAACGCGCCCCAAGGCGCCGCCATCGCTCAGGCCGATCCCTATGGAACTGGGGGACAGTTTGCGCGATATCGGCGATCCGGAACTGCGCACGGTGCTGGAATCGCTCGCTCGCAGCATGGGTTCGAAAGAGGATCGCGATCAATGAAAATCGGCAAAGCCTGGAAAGGCGCAGCGTTGGCAGTGGCAGCCACATTCGGCATCGCCGCAACCGCCAATTGGAATGCGGAGGTTCGGCAGGTCGATAATGGCCATGTGATCGGCAATCCCGACGCCAAGCATACGCTGACCGAATTCGTCAGCTATACCTGCAACCACTGCGCCAGCTTTACCAAGCAGGGCGAAGGCACGCTGCAATTCGCCTTTATCGGTCCCGGCCATATGCAGCGCGAGGTTCGCAATATCGTGCGCGACCCGCTCGATCTGACAGCGGCGATGCTGACCAGTTGCGGCGATCCCAGGAAGTTTCCCCAGAACCACGTCGCTTTCATGCGCAGCCAGGACGAATGGTTGCCGATTGCCGGGCGCGCCACCGCAGCACAGCGCCAGCGCTGGAATTTTGGCCCGCACACCGCACGACGCCGCGCCATTGCCGCCGATTTCGGGTTTTACAAGATGATGGAACGGCGCGGTTACCAGCGCACACAGGTCGACCAGTGCCTGGCCGACGACGCGAAGGCTCTCGCGCTGGCCAAGTCCAGCGCCGCCGATCTTGCGAAATACGAGCTGTCGGGCACCCCCAGCTTCGCCGTCGATGGCGAGGTGCTGCGCGGCACACATGACTGGGCTACGCTGGAGCCGCAACTGACTGCGCTGTATCGCCGTTGATGCCTGTTCAAAAGCCATGGGCGAAGCCTTGCGCGTGCCTCCATCTGCATTACCCTCATACCCGAACCCACAGGAACCGGACCCGATGACCAAATTGCGCACCCTCGCCCTCGCCTCCCTTGCAGCTCCGCTTACCCTCGCCCTTGCCGCTTGCGACGACGCCGGCACTGCAGACGGAGTGAGCAGCGGCGAAGCGATCGATCCGATCGCAGCGCCCGAAGGCCAGGAATGGGGCGAAATCGCGGTCAAAACCGAAGAGGGCGGCTACCGTATCGGCAACCCCGATGCGCCGATAAAGCTGGTGGAATTCGCCAGCCACACTTGCGGCGGCTGCGCCTCTTTCGCCGCGACCGGGGCGGCTGCGCTGGAGGAGGAATACGTCCCCACCGGCGTCGTGTCCTTTGAAATCCGCAATTTGATCCGCGATCCGCTCGACCTGACCATTTCCGTGCTGGCCCGCTGCGGCGATCCGGCTCGCTTCCACCCGCTCGCCGACCAGGCCTGGGCATCGCTCAACCAGTTCAGCCAGACCATTGGCCAGAACGGCGCAATGGCGGAACAGGCAATGACCCTGCCGGAAGATCAGCGGATGATCGGCATCGCCGAAGCCGCCGGATTGATCGACTGGTTCGCCGCGCGCGGCCTGTCGCGCAACCAGGCGCAAAGCTGCCTCGCCGATGCGGAGAATATCCGCGCCATCGCCGAACAATCGCGTGAACAGGCCGATCTGAACAATGTCCAGTCGACACCGACTTTCCTGATCAACGGCAACAATGTCGGCCCGCAGAGCTGGGAAACGCTGGAACCCCTGCTGCAGGAGGCTGGCGCGCGGTAAGGCCGCACGCCAGGCCATATTGAGGGGGAGGTTCGACCGCGAATGCTGATCAGGAAGCTCAAACTCAGCGGCTTCAAGAGCTTCGTCGAACCTGCCGAACTACATATCGAACCGGGTCTGACCGGGGTCGTCGGCCCCAATGGCTGCGGCAAATCCAACCTGCTGGAAGCGATCCGCTGGGTAATGGGCGAAAACTCGCCCAAATCCATGCGCTCTGGCGGGATGGAGGATGTGATCTTTGCCGGGACCGCCCAGCGCCCGCCGCGCGATTTCGCCGAAGTGGTGTTGCAGGGCGAAACCACCGATGGGGAGGAACTGGATGTTACCCGCCGCATCGCGCGCGGCGCGGGCAGTGCCTACCGCGTAAATGGCAACGATGTGCGGGCCAAGGACGTCGCGCTGACCTTTGCCGATGCGGCGACCGGGGCGCATAGTCCCGCCCTCGTCAGCCAAGGCAAGATTGCGCAAGTCATCGCCGCCAAGCCGACCGAGCGGCGGCAAATGCTGGAAGAAGCCGCCGGTATCGCCGGGCTCCACGTCCGCCGCCGCGATGCCGAGAGCAAACTGCGCCAGACAGAGGCAAATCTGGCGCGCCTGGAAGACCTGATGGCGGGGCTGGATTCGCAGATGGCCTCGCTGCGGCGGCAGGCGAAGCAGGCGGAACGCTACACCAAATTGTCCGGCCAGATCCAGTCTGCGGAAGCCCGACTGC comes from Alteripontixanthobacter sp. and encodes:
- a CDS encoding DciA family protein, whose product is MAPGNMERDTDKPATSQASAGGANKPVKAARKTAAKPRVRKYERPRGGPAKPIADLMPQIGRTAFRRFGFVQSSVVTRWPEIVGETHARVCAPEAIRFPPGEKSEGILQLVVIPAHAPLIQHVIPEIMDRVNRFFGYKAVARVKIRQGEVKPPAAETRPKAPPSLRPIPMELGDSLRDIGDPELRTVLESLARSMGSKEDRDQ
- a CDS encoding thioredoxin domain-containing protein is translated as MKIGKAWKGAALAVAATFGIAATANWNAEVRQVDNGHVIGNPDAKHTLTEFVSYTCNHCASFTKQGEGTLQFAFIGPGHMQREVRNIVRDPLDLTAAMLTSCGDPRKFPQNHVAFMRSQDEWLPIAGRATAAQRQRWNFGPHTARRRAIAADFGFYKMMERRGYQRTQVDQCLADDAKALALAKSSAADLAKYELSGTPSFAVDGEVLRGTHDWATLEPQLTALYRR
- a CDS encoding thioredoxin domain-containing protein, which gives rise to MTKLRTLALASLAAPLTLALAACDDAGTADGVSSGEAIDPIAAPEGQEWGEIAVKTEEGGYRIGNPDAPIKLVEFASHTCGGCASFAATGAAALEEEYVPTGVVSFEIRNLIRDPLDLTISVLARCGDPARFHPLADQAWASLNQFSQTIGQNGAMAEQAMTLPEDQRMIGIAEAAGLIDWFAARGLSRNQAQSCLADAENIRAIAEQSREQADLNNVQSTPTFLINGNNVGPQSWETLEPLLQEAGAR